The sequence AAACCTGTGCTCTTTGAGAAACACAAATACCATGACTTCATACTGCCAATCGTATCATAATTCTCTGATACCTAGTTTACAACTCTCTTTAATCGACATGAACTTCAAAAAGTCAAAACACTGCCACATATTGAAATCCCAGAGCACGCAGAGCAATCAATGAAACAACCACGAACTTCCCTCATTATTGCAACATCgagaaaacaataacaaaaaaggGCATTGATAAGGAGCATTTCAAGAGACCGGACCAAAGCACAGAACAACACACCGATAAACGATGGATAAGAAACACAATGAATTTTCaatgaatttattgaaaattataccgAAAATCAGAGCAGAATCAGAAGCAGGAACAACCATGACATAGTTTCGATGATTGAAGAAAGCATTGCGCCGAGTTCTTGCAAAAAGAAATCGATAGAACCGGATAAGGTGAAGAGATAAACCTGAAAAGAGCCAAAGCGGGCCCTTTTTCGTCCCTGAATCCACTGAAAATGCTCGTTGTTTCGAAGAGAgagagacacacacacacagcgAAAAAGCACgagggaaaaagaaaaggggCAGGGGTCCGATGGGTTTATTGagatttttaaagtaaaatttctgagattttttatttaaattttaatatattttattacattattcatatttaatttgggctgttttctttttatatatatatcctgtTTGGGAACGGTTTTCTTGCATTCCTTTTTGAACAATATTAGAAAAACAGTGGGCCCACGTGGCACACATGTGAGGTGGCTTATAGCTGGCAATCTCCCACATCATACACGTGGAACAAAAAAGATCTTATTGTTCCTGACCGTCCGATTAATTATATGATAaggttttctaattttattttattttattttatttttaaaaaatttacttatttgCCATTCATGTTAGACTGAATTTATAATCTTTCAGCTCTACATTTCACGATGGTAAAACCCCTTTAATCCACTGCCGCCTTCTCTTcctgttctattttttttatttttataatttgttttttatacaTTTCACTTTTAATGATCTACTCTCTTAGTTCCTTTTTATCGATcataaattcatgttttttttatatgttatttttaaacattaagaagcatttattattttttttcaaaattactctaatatttaatttcaatttttttttataatttaatatgaaagaaatgtgaagatataaattaggggtaattttgaaaaaataactaattttttattaaattatgtgaaataatcaattttttggtatgtgagattcggttattgacgacaaataaaaaaaaatgaaaggagtatttttttttttttagttctctTCTattattgttgtgcttttgttctttgtttcttttttaaccatacatttatgatttatatattttaaaaaaatatatataataagaaccATTTGGCTTCCAGAGGATGAATTTAATCAGTTGTTGGAGGAAGTGACATTTACAACATCACGTTCACAACGAGTCATCTGGTCTGCTTTTTCATTGGAGGGGCCTGCTTTTTGCTGGTAACTCACTTTCCAAAGAGTGAACAATATgcttttaaatcatttttttcttgagatAATTGTTGATTAGTGAAACAAGGAATTTATTGACAGTGAAGTATGAACTCTGGTTgttcttctgcttctttttagtatatatatatatatatatataaagggagCCACTGGCAGCTGGGATTATCAAAATTTTGGATAGGTGGTTCAtgtgaaatataatataataatgttaAGTTTGCCAACTGAAAGCAAGGTTGATGCCCCATATAAATAGgtggtgtgtttgtttgggtggATGGTGAAAAGGGAAACATAGTTTTAATTTGTTAGGGAACCCACCTTGCAAGTTCTTCGGAAGCTTGAAGAGGAATAAGAAGTCCTTTTTCTCATTTGATCAAGAAAACATCATCGTATAATATAGTTAATTAGTGAATAGATGataattatattattgattATCTAAGCAAACTTTTCAGCAGGCTTCTTGtctgtattattattaatttaattaaatttacaaTGCGTCAAGCTAGGTGTCTCTAGCTTGTGgattattttctagttttaatatatatatagttaagtTTGTCATTGATCAGTGAGTTTTTctaaagaaaaaacacaatGCTTAGTCTTAATCAACGTCAATGCTATGCCAAGAGGGGTATGTTTCATGTTTATCTCCTTGTTTcatacattaatataaaaaagccAGAATGTGTCATGCTGCCATATTTAATGCCTCATTATTAGAAGACATTGGAATACCCTTGATATCTAAATGGGTCCCTTGATAGAAATGGTCTTTCTTTATTCTCTGAGAAGAAACTTGTCTCAGAGCATAGACTTAAGTCAAATCCAAGTCTTTGTGTTAAACATGATcttgtattaaaataataacaaaaataatagagttCTGAAGGTTAATCATATTGCTTTGGaagaattataatttattcGATGGGATTGATTTTGAGTGACAGGGAGGATTAGGGTACAGCTTACCATGAGATAACATTTAGCCTGACAttcactttcattttttatatttttttccttaaaaattttaatttatttatttttaaaatttactgtAATATCTGTATCACACTTGTCAAGAGCGACTTCATTAGCACACATAAGTGAAGGTTGTAATATCACTTATGAGTTAATTTcgctaataaaaatttaaacccttATCACTAAAGGCACCATCCGAGAGGCCCATATTAATATGTCTCTCTAACCACTTGAACCAAATGCATGCATTTGATTACCGTAAACACTTAGTTAACCATTGTCATGTTGacattatttctttttggtaggtgtatgtaattaataataacaacataccTACAACACTAAACTATATAATCTTTTAATGGAAAAATGAACTAATAAAAAACAAGCAACATAATGGAAATTAAACCCTACACAAGAACTCCTTTTTCTATGAACCAGGagcttttgattttgatttgataagTAACCAATTTCATCAATGCATTCCATCTCTCTCCATAGAACGTACATTATGTGAAAGCTACTATATTTTGCCACCTAACAATCTACCTGTTTGACACTTCCAATTGATCTCTTTCGGTTCCCAGTCACTTTATCCTTTGCTGTTAATAAGTAGTGCCATCAACTTTCTTTGTACGATGGAGCATTTTATTAAGGCAAGCACAAAGAATCCAGACCAAGCTCCCAGTTGAACTAAAGCACAGGAATATCAAAGATTTTGGAAATTCACAATAAATACCAATAGATGCATGATCCTCACAATCGTTCACTACCATAAAGGGCTTGTTCTCACAATCCTTTTTTCCTGCTTGCGGCCCCATTCAGTTACTTTCCTCCTTTAAGTACAACTAGTGACACTCCATGTGCATCATTTAGCTAAACGTTAACGGCCAATCATCATGCCTTGGGATTTGACTAGAGTGAGAAACTGAACTGATCATGGGATTAACATAATCACCAGTCTAATTAATCAACTGAGactaatcctaatcctaatcctagGTGTTTTCATTATCTATAATCTAATCCCTTCCCTTGGTTCGtccaaagaataaaatattaaaattcacaTAAAAATCTTCAAATCTAAAGAAGATTGATGGAGTTGGAGTCTAAACAAATTAAAGCATAGAGACTAAAGCAAGAAACAAgtaacaacagcagcagcagcagcaacaacaacacaaTCTCTGATTCTGTTTCGCCggaaattaaaaagaagaaattaaggCTAAAATGAAAGGAACCATGCATGTACTAGTTTTCAGATTTATACTTCTCATTAATGGCCGAGTTTGAGTGATAAGTCCACAAGATTTGGAGAGGATGTGGATGGCGATGCAACATCAACCGTCTGATCAGCGATCTCCGAATCTCCAGCTGATTGGTCGATGGGCGGGAAGAACATGTAGTACGGTGCTACGCTttcctaaaataaattttacaaaagaaacaaattaaacgATGGAGTTCAATAACTCACTTCAATGAATAATGGAGAGTTTAGTGGTCTAAGTAATCCAGTATCACCTCTCGAGCGGCGACGTGGCCGGCATTGGGAGTGTCGAACTCTTGATCACCGGAGAGACGCCGCTTCTTCTGAGAATGCTAATCACAATAGAAAATGAGAGGAAATGACGAGAGAAGGGGAATATATAGGAATGTGAATCTATGGATCTGGGGAGTTTCGGGATGGGGCTTACGAGGGCGAGGAACTCGCAGTTGCCGAGGTGAGGCATTTGGTTTGAAGGGGGCTCTACCATCGGAGGGCAGACGGCGCAGAACCTTGTGTCCCCGCCAGTCATCAGGCTCCGATCCACAGCGTAATAGTCGAGGAACTCCGATCGGATACCTGGTGCTGGCACGTATGGAGTCATCGCATGTCTTAGTGTACGCCATCGCTGGTAGCCGTGTGACAGCGATCCAGGTGGTAGATCATGCCACACTCCGCCGCCGCCGACGTTGGTGTAAGATGGAACGGCGTAGCTCTGAAGCAGGAACTCGCGATCCGTGATCTGGTTGAAGCTCTCTTGGAGACGGGAGTAGTTGAACGGGGCGACGCCAAGGCCATGTCTAGGAGCCTTTAGATCATTCCACCGATCGCCGTCGACGTAGACTTTAGGAGAAGCAGTATAGGTCGGAAGTTGGAACTCGTCATCAGTGAGTTTCATCCGGCTTTCTTGGACGCGGAGGCGCTCGAGCTGGGCTATGCCAAGGCCACGTTGAGGGGGGCGCTTGGGGGCGGGCGGCTTGCCGCCAGCCTTTCTCGCCGTCGGCTTTGATATCGACGCCGGGAAATGATCACGATCCGGATCGCCATGGTCTTGAGCTATGTGAGATCGATCCTGcgaggaagaaggagaagtgaACAAGTAAAGGAAGGCGGTGGACATGGAGCTCTGAGAGGGAGAGCTTGCCGAGGAGGGAAGAGTGGTCTTCGTTTATATAACTGCATTGGAGATGCTGAGGCACAGTGGTGGTCCCCACATAAGAGTGTTGACACGTGTCGATGATTAAGAGGAAAAGGTTGTACGTACGGTCTGAATCGTCGTGTGGCACCTTGCATGAGGGGCCACAACCGTCGGTAATATCTGAGGCTAGATCGATCGGACGGCTGAGATTGCGAGTAGGAGGATCACATGAGAATTGATAGATTGGAAGGGGATCAATATATCATGTTCGATGTAACGGgtgagaaggagatgaaatgATTAGGTGGGA comes from Dioscorea cayenensis subsp. rotundata cultivar TDr96_F1 chromosome 15, TDr96_F1_v2_PseudoChromosome.rev07_lg8_w22 25.fasta, whole genome shotgun sequence and encodes:
- the LOC120277466 gene encoding uncharacterized protein LOC120277466 isoform X1, which translates into the protein MSTAFLYLFTSPSSSQDRSHIAQDHGDPDRDHFPASISKPTARKAGGKPPAPKRPPQRGLGIAQLERLRVQESRMKLTDDEFQLPTYTASPKVYVDGDRWNDLKAPRHGLGVAPFNYSRLQESFNQITDREFLLQSYAVPSYTNVGGGGVWHDLPPGSLSHGYQRWRTLRHAMTPYVPAPGIRSEFLDYYAVDRSLMTGGDTRFCAVCPPMVEPPSNQMPHLGNCEFLALHSQKKRRLSGDQEFDTPNAGHVAAREESVAPYYMFFPPIDQSAGDSEIADQTVDVASPSTSSPNLVDLSLKLGH
- the LOC120277466 gene encoding uncharacterized protein LOC120277466 isoform X3, producing the protein MSTAFLYLFTSPSSSQDRSHIAQDHGDPDRDHFPASISKPTARKAGGKPPAPKRPPQRGLGIAQLERLRVQESRMKLTDDEFQLPTYTASPKVYVDGDRWNDLKAPRHGLGVAPFNYSRLQESFNQITDREFLLQSYAVPSYTNVGGGGVWHDLPPGSLSHGYQRWRTLRHAMTPYVPAPGIRSEFLDYYAVDRSLMTGGDTRFCAVCPPMVEPPSNQMPHLGNCEFLALKRRLSGDQEFDTPNAGHVAAREESVAPYYMFFPPIDQSAGDSEIADQTVDVASPSTSSPNLVDLSLKLGH
- the LOC120277466 gene encoding uncharacterized protein LOC120277466 isoform X2 is translated as MSTAFLYLFTSPSSSQDRSHIAQDHGDPDRDHFPASISKPTARKAGGKPPAPKRPPQRGLGIAQLERLRVQESRMKLTDDEFQLPTYTASPKVYVDGDRWNDLKAPRHGLGVAPFNYSRLQESFNQITDREFLLQSYAVPSYTNVGGGGVWHDLPPGSLSHGYQRWRTLRHAMTPYVPAPGIRSEFLDYYAVDRSLMTGGDTRFCAVCPPMVEPPSNQMPHLGNCEFLALKKRRLSGDQEFDTPNAGHVAAREESVAPYYMFFPPIDQSAGDSEIADQTVDVASPSTSSPNLVDLSLKLGH